Proteins from one Bacteroides zhangwenhongii genomic window:
- a CDS encoding DUF2149 domain-containing protein, which translates to MKRNRRVSKFLKEEDTDPLSVVVNLFDVAMVFAVALMVAMVMHMNMTEVFGQEDFTIVKNPGKENMEIISKEGKKINTYKPSGQKEEDSGKRGRKVGIAYELDNGEIIYVPE; encoded by the coding sequence ATGAAAAGAAATAGAAGAGTCAGCAAATTCCTCAAAGAAGAGGACACCGACCCGCTAAGTGTAGTAGTAAACCTGTTCGACGTGGCGATGGTATTTGCCGTGGCATTGATGGTGGCCATGGTGATGCACATGAATATGACGGAAGTTTTCGGACAGGAAGATTTCACCATCGTGAAGAACCCTGGTAAGGAAAATATGGAAATCATCTCCAAGGAAGGAAAGAAAATCAATACTTACAAGCCTTCCGGTCAGAAAGAGGAGGATTCAGGAAAAAGAGGAAGAAAAGTGGGGATAGCCTACGAACTGGATAACGGTGAGATTATTTATGTTCCGGAATAA
- a CDS encoding TonB-dependent receptor: MKRIFMMLLGVLSTLYTTAETGRLYENNEDDNAITRRFKGVVLDENGTPLPGASIVVIGTTIGAGTNTQGEFTLSLRDKGFPILRASFIGYTPVEYKIQDNEHNNIVIRLKPTQSSLEEVVVTGTRTEKPLKDVPVLTRVIGQKEIQALNPMDIETLLQYELPGIQFNYNSMSKLPEITYQGMSGEYLLFLVDGERISGEGSDHNPDFSRFNIDDIERIEVVKGAQSTLYASNALGAVINIITKSANRPFTGNVNARYGNNSGQKYTVSGGTKQNRFSSFTTISHRRRDTYTISDDKETERTVINPDGSITIDKSANSSTIRGYQIWDASQKFGYAFTDQFSAEIKGTYYRNKRDNATANAKTNDIFSNYSVNGKLKYLFNVNHRLDLSYIFDSYRKDIDYFVAGYTKKNYDNFVQTARLNYTGNFNDQHTFTAGLEANLEYLKHYMFKDSTNYNQQSYVFYVQEDWKISEKFNLIAGIRTDYHSKYHFRMTPKLSVMYRPVELLTLRAGYAQGYRTPTLKELYEEYDMGGLGMFTIHGDEDLKAENSQQFSLSAEINKDIFYASISGYYNKFKNKITLAYLDNIEDGKSMPDMKYMNSDNAESISMEAIARVKMDCGLMLQGSYAYVHEKEEYKGYNLSMTRPHSLTFNASFNRKFGKVNTSVSLNGQWSSKLHTYSYYSVDNTITEYNYSPRTICTLNTSASFPHGISVGLGIDNLFNYKDKSADYGIQLPQQGIGFIGTVSINLADLFRL; this comes from the coding sequence ATGAAAAGAATCTTTATGATGTTATTGGGTGTCCTGTCCACGTTGTATACGACAGCGGAGACGGGGCGCCTCTACGAAAACAATGAGGACGATAACGCTATTACGCGGCGTTTCAAAGGAGTTGTATTAGATGAAAACGGCACTCCCCTGCCCGGAGCGTCCATCGTTGTAATAGGCACGACAATCGGTGCCGGCACTAATACACAAGGCGAGTTTACATTAAGTTTAAGAGATAAAGGGTTTCCTATCTTGCGGGCCAGTTTCATCGGTTATACTCCTGTGGAATACAAGATTCAAGACAATGAACACAATAACATTGTCATACGCCTGAAACCGACCCAAAGCTCATTGGAAGAGGTCGTCGTTACAGGTACACGGACAGAAAAGCCGCTCAAAGATGTCCCGGTACTGACCAGAGTGATCGGGCAAAAGGAAATCCAAGCTTTAAATCCTATGGATATAGAGACCCTTTTACAGTATGAGCTACCCGGCATACAATTCAATTACAATTCCATGAGTAAATTGCCGGAAATCACTTATCAAGGAATGAGTGGCGAATACTTATTATTCTTGGTTGACGGTGAACGTATAAGTGGTGAAGGCTCGGATCATAACCCCGATTTCAGTCGTTTCAATATAGATGATATTGAACGCATTGAAGTCGTCAAAGGAGCTCAATCCACTCTCTATGCTTCAAATGCTTTGGGTGCTGTGATCAATATCATCACGAAAAGCGCCAACAGACCTTTTACAGGAAATGTAAACGCACGTTATGGCAATAACAGTGGACAAAAATACACTGTTTCAGGTGGAACCAAACAAAATCGTTTTTCTTCTTTCACTACCATATCCCACAGAAGAAGAGATACATACACAATTTCTGATGACAAAGAAACAGAAAGAACAGTCATCAATCCGGACGGTTCAATCACCATCGATAAAAGTGCTAACAGCAGTACCATTCGGGGATATCAGATCTGGGATGCCTCTCAGAAGTTCGGTTATGCTTTTACCGACCAGTTTAGTGCGGAAATAAAAGGAACATATTATCGGAATAAACGCGATAATGCTACGGCTAATGCAAAAACCAATGATATATTTTCAAACTACTCGGTAAATGGTAAATTAAAATATTTGTTTAATGTCAATCATAGGTTGGATCTTTCCTACATCTTCGATAGTTATAGAAAGGATATAGACTATTTTGTAGCAGGATATACCAAAAAGAACTACGATAACTTCGTGCAAACAGCGCGTTTGAACTATACCGGAAATTTCAACGACCAACATACATTTACAGCAGGACTGGAAGCCAATCTTGAATATTTAAAACATTATATGTTCAAAGACAGTACCAATTATAACCAGCAATCATACGTGTTCTATGTGCAGGAAGACTGGAAAATCTCCGAGAAGTTCAATCTGATAGCGGGCATACGGACTGATTACCATTCCAAATACCACTTCCGTATGACTCCTAAACTATCGGTAATGTATCGGCCGGTAGAACTGTTAACCCTGCGTGCCGGCTATGCACAAGGCTACCGGACACCGACTTTAAAAGAACTGTATGAAGAATATGACATGGGAGGTCTGGGGATGTTTACCATTCATGGAGATGAGGATCTGAAAGCAGAGAACAGCCAGCAGTTTTCCCTGTCTGCCGAAATTAACAAAGACATCTTTTATGCCTCCATATCCGGCTATTACAATAAATTCAAGAATAAAATCACATTAGCTTATCTTGATAATATTGAAGACGGGAAAAGTATGCCGGACATGAAATACATGAATTCCGACAATGCTGAAAGTATAAGTATGGAAGCTATTGCACGGGTAAAAATGGATTGCGGACTGATGTTGCAAGGTTCTTACGCATACGTCCATGAAAAAGAAGAATATAAAGGATACAATTTATCCATGACACGGCCTCATAGTTTAACATTCAATGCATCCTTTAACCGTAAATTCGGTAAAGTCAATACTTCCGTTTCACTGAACGGGCAGTGGAGTTCCAAATTACACACATACTCCTATTATTCCGTTGACAATACCATAACTGAATATAATTACTCTCCACGTACTATTTGCACCTTGAACACTAGTGCAAGTTTTCCTCACGGTATCTCTGTGGGACTGGGTATAGACAATTTATTCAATTACAAAGATAAATCTGCCGATTATGGAATCCAGTTACCACAGCAAGGTATCGGCTTCATCGGAACTGTTTCAATCAACCTTGCCGATTTGTTCAGACTATAA
- a CDS encoding cobaltochelatase subunit CobN, with amino-acid sequence MKKKSKIILGVCIVAAALIGMSVWNTWFSPTKIAFINFQTIQQGSISKANDNSSIKLSEVSLDNLDRLIGYDMVFINGMGLRIVEEQRQQIQQAADKGIPVYTSMATNPANNICNLDSVQQNLIRGYLTNGGKTNYRNMLNYIRKAIDGKISSIPEVEDPAERPSDMLYHAGLTNPDDELEFLTVADYEKFMKDNRLYKEGARKIMITGQMADATGLIEALEKEGYNVYPVQSMTKFMSFIDEVQPDAIINMAHGRMGDKMVDYLKAKNILLFAPLTINSLVDEWEKDPMGMAGGFMSQSIVTPEIDGAIRPFALFAQYEDEEGLRHSYAVPERLKTFVSTINNYLNLNTKPNSEKKVAIYYYKGPGQNALTAAGMEVVPSLYNLLVRMKQEGYNISGLPANAEELGKMIQAQGAVFNSYAEGAFNDFMQKGHPELITKDQYESWVKESLRPEKYQEVVDAFGEFPGNYMATNDGKLGIARLQFGNVVLMPQNAAGSGDNSFQVIHGTNMAPPHTYIASYLWMQHGFKADALIHFGTHGSLEFTPRKQVALCSNDWPDRLVGAVPHFYIYSIGNVGEGMMAKRRSYATIQSYLTPPFLESSVRGIYRELMEKIKIYNNSHKENKDQESLAVKTLTVKMGIHRDLGLDSIANKPYTEDEIARVENFAEELATEKITGQLYTMGVPYEAERITSSVYAMATEPIAYSLLALDKQRGKATDAVSKHRSLFTQQYLTPARHLVEKLIANPALATDELICRTAGITAQELAKARQIEADRNAPKGMMAMMMAMGKARKEYSKEEIELALAIAEVERTIKNVGNYKNALLTSPEEELSSLMNALKGGYTAPTPGGDPIANPNALPTGRNMYAINAEATPTESAWEKGIALAKQTIDTYKQRHNDSIPRKVSYTLWSSEFIETGGATIAQVLYMLGVEPVRDAFGRVSDLKLIPSAELGRPRIDVVVQTSGQLRDIAASRLFLINRAVEMAAAAKDDKFENQVAASVVEAERVLTEKGVSPKDAREMASFRVFGGANGMYGTGIQGMVESGDRWESESEIADTYLNNMGAFYGDEKHWEVFQKFAFEAALNSTDVVVQPRQSNTWGALSLDHVYEFMGGMNLAVRNVTGKDPDAYLSDYRNRNNMKMQELKEAVGVESRTTILNPTYIKEKMKGGSSAASEVAQTVTNTYGWNVMKPTAIDKELWDNIYDVYVKDEYKLNVKDFFEKQNPAALQEVTAVMMETARKGYWKASPEQLSNIAKLHTDLVRQFGPSGSGFTGDNAKLQQFIASQVDAQTAANYNKELKQMKQATLDGEATKGGMVLKKQSSDAVQGAQEEQNSLNGGLIAGIVLVAFVVMLLILKKKRKK; translated from the coding sequence ATGAAAAAGAAAAGTAAAATCATCTTAGGTGTATGCATCGTCGCTGCAGCTCTGATAGGGATGTCCGTATGGAATACCTGGTTCAGTCCTACAAAGATTGCTTTCATCAACTTCCAGACCATACAGCAGGGAAGTATATCGAAAGCCAACGACAATTCATCCATCAAACTCAGTGAAGTATCGCTCGACAACCTCGACCGTCTGATCGGTTACGACATGGTATTCATCAACGGAATGGGTCTGCGTATCGTCGAGGAACAACGTCAACAGATACAACAGGCTGCCGACAAAGGTATTCCTGTATATACTTCCATGGCTACCAACCCGGCCAACAACATTTGTAATCTGGACAGCGTACAACAGAATCTGATACGAGGTTATCTGACCAACGGAGGAAAAACCAACTACCGGAATATGCTGAATTATATCCGTAAAGCTATTGACGGTAAAATCTCTTCCATACCGGAAGTGGAAGACCCGGCAGAAAGACCCAGCGACATGCTCTATCACGCCGGACTCACCAACCCGGATGATGAACTGGAGTTCCTCACCGTGGCAGATTATGAGAAATTCATGAAGGACAACCGTCTTTATAAAGAAGGAGCACGTAAAATCATGATAACGGGACAAATGGCTGATGCCACCGGACTTATTGAGGCTCTTGAAAAAGAAGGTTACAATGTTTATCCGGTTCAGTCAATGACGAAATTCATGTCATTTATTGACGAAGTGCAGCCAGACGCAATCATCAACATGGCACACGGACGCATGGGAGACAAAATGGTGGATTATCTGAAAGCTAAGAATATCCTCTTGTTTGCTCCGCTCACCATCAACAGCCTGGTAGACGAATGGGAGAAAGATCCGATGGGAATGGCAGGAGGATTTATGTCACAAAGTATCGTGACTCCGGAAATCGACGGTGCCATCCGTCCTTTCGCTCTCTTTGCACAATATGAGGATGAAGAAGGGTTGCGCCATTCGTATGCAGTACCCGAACGCTTGAAGACTTTCGTATCCACAATCAACAATTATTTGAATCTGAATACTAAGCCGAACAGCGAGAAGAAGGTAGCTATCTACTATTATAAAGGTCCGGGGCAAAATGCATTGACCGCTGCCGGTATGGAGGTGGTTCCTTCCCTATACAATCTTTTGGTCCGCATGAAACAGGAAGGATACAACATATCCGGTCTGCCTGCAAATGCTGAAGAACTGGGTAAAATGATACAGGCTCAAGGCGCTGTGTTCAACTCTTACGCAGAGGGAGCCTTTAATGACTTTATGCAAAAAGGACATCCCGAACTTATCACCAAAGATCAATATGAAAGTTGGGTGAAAGAGTCACTCCGACCTGAAAAATATCAGGAAGTGGTGGATGCTTTCGGCGAATTCCCCGGCAACTATATGGCGACTAACGACGGTAAATTGGGTATTGCTCGTCTGCAATTCGGGAATGTAGTCTTAATGCCACAAAATGCTGCCGGAAGCGGAGACAACTCCTTCCAAGTGATTCATGGCACTAATATGGCTCCTCCTCATACTTATATTGCTTCCTATCTATGGATGCAACATGGTTTCAAGGCTGACGCACTGATCCATTTCGGTACACACGGAAGTCTTGAATTTACTCCCAGAAAACAAGTAGCATTGTGCAGCAACGACTGGCCGGATCGCCTGGTTGGAGCAGTTCCGCACTTCTATATCTACTCTATTGGCAATGTTGGTGAAGGAATGATGGCTAAACGCCGTTCGTATGCCACCATACAGTCGTACCTCACTCCTCCTTTCCTTGAAAGCAGTGTGCGTGGTATTTATCGGGAGCTGATGGAAAAAATCAAGATTTACAATAACTCTCACAAAGAGAATAAAGATCAGGAATCATTAGCTGTCAAAACGCTGACTGTGAAAATGGGAATTCACCGTGATTTAGGTTTGGACAGCATTGCCAACAAACCATATACGGAAGATGAAATCGCCCGTGTAGAAAACTTCGCAGAAGAACTGGCTACCGAGAAAATCACCGGACAACTCTACACAATGGGAGTTCCTTATGAAGCGGAACGGATCACTTCTTCCGTCTATGCAATGGCTACAGAACCTATCGCATACAGTCTGCTGGCTCTTGACAAGCAACGTGGTAAAGCGACAGACGCCGTTAGCAAGCACCGCAGCCTCTTTACACAACAGTACTTGACTCCTGCTCGCCATCTGGTAGAAAAGCTGATCGCTAATCCTGCGCTGGCCACAGATGAACTGATTTGTCGTACAGCCGGTATCACCGCACAGGAACTAGCCAAGGCTCGTCAAATAGAGGCAGACCGCAATGCTCCGAAAGGTATGATGGCAATGATGATGGCTATGGGAAAAGCCCGGAAAGAATACAGTAAAGAAGAAATCGAACTGGCACTTGCCATCGCTGAAGTAGAGCGTACAATCAAGAATGTAGGCAACTACAAGAACGCACTTCTGACAAGTCCCGAAGAAGAGTTAAGCAGTCTGATGAATGCATTGAAAGGTGGATACACCGCTCCTACTCCCGGAGGTGATCCGATTGCTAATCCGAATGCTTTACCAACCGGACGTAATATGTATGCTATCAATGCCGAAGCAACTCCTACAGAATCCGCTTGGGAAAAAGGTATCGCTTTAGCCAAACAAACGATTGATACTTACAAGCAACGTCACAATGATTCAATCCCACGTAAAGTGAGTTATACTCTCTGGTCTTCCGAATTTATAGAAACCGGTGGGGCTACTATTGCTCAAGTACTGTATATGTTAGGTGTAGAACCTGTCCGTGACGCATTCGGTCGTGTCAGTGATCTAAAACTGATTCCTTCAGCCGAACTGGGACGTCCACGTATCGACGTAGTAGTCCAGACTTCCGGACAACTCCGTGATATCGCCGCTTCCCGCCTCTTCCTGATTAACCGTGCAGTAGAAATGGCTGCGGCAGCGAAAGACGACAAGTTTGAAAATCAGGTAGCCGCCAGTGTGGTAGAAGCTGAAAGAGTGTTGACCGAAAAAGGTGTCAGCCCGAAAGATGCACGCGAAATGGCTTCCTTCCGGGTGTTCGGAGGCGCTAATGGCATGTATGGTACAGGAATTCAGGGAATGGTGGAATCCGGTGACCGCTGGGAAAGTGAATCGGAAATCGCAGATACTTACCTCAACAATATGGGAGCCTTCTACGGTGACGAAAAACACTGGGAAGTCTTTCAGAAATTTGCCTTTGAAGCAGCATTGAACAGTACAGATGTTGTCGTTCAGCCCCGTCAAAGTAACACTTGGGGAGCATTGAGCCTCGACCACGTATATGAATTTATGGGAGGTATGAATCTTGCCGTACGCAATGTTACCGGTAAAGACCCGGACGCTTATCTTAGCGACTACCGGAACCGCAACAACATGAAAATGCAGGAACTTAAAGAAGCAGTCGGTGTAGAAAGCCGTACAACAATTCTGAATCCTACCTATATCAAAGAGAAAATGAAAGGCGGTTCTTCTGCTGCAAGCGAGGTTGCCCAGACTGTAACGAATACGTATGGCTGGAATGTGATGAAACCTACTGCTATCGACAAGGAACTTTGGGATAACATATATGATGTATATGTCAAAGACGAATACAAACTGAATGTAAAAGACTTCTTTGAAAAACAAAATCCCGCAGCTTTACAGGAAGTGACTGCCGTGATGATGGAAACTGCCCGCAAAGGATATTGGAAAGCTTCTCCGGAACAACTCTCCAATATTGCCAAGCTGCATACAGACCTTGTCAGACAGTTCGGTCCTTCGGGTAGCGGATTTACCGGAGACAATGCCAAATTACAGCAGTTCATCGCCTCTCAAGTAGATGCGCAAACCGCAGCCAACTACAACAAAGAACTGAAACAAATGAAACAAGCCACCCTGGACGGAGAAGCGACCAAAGGAGGCATGGTATTGAAGAAACAATCGAGCGATGCCGTACAAGGGGCACAGGAAGAGCAAAACTCTTTGAATGGAGGCCTTATCGCAGGTATTGTTCTGGTAGCATTTGTTGTCATGCTGCTAATACTTAAAAAGAAACGGAAAAAGTAA
- a CDS encoding HmuY family protein: MKILNFWTVAFMALSLSTTLTSCSDDDEKKEETEMKTLTVDATAYNQWVYVNLKDGKTQTVTMEGSDDESAVTIDWQIAIHRYTEVKTNGGSVVKTDMTDMSKLTTIPTGGYVADESEQNILVKFAMPPTADCYVKSHCNTAMVWTEGSAMAGTLATTNNVFVLKCKDGTYAKLQFTDFANADNVKGHVTFNYEYPVK; encoded by the coding sequence ATGAAAATCTTGAACTTTTGGACGGTTGCCTTTATGGCACTGTCACTCTCAACAACATTGACGTCTTGCAGCGATGACGACGAAAAGAAAGAAGAAACAGAGATGAAAACATTGACCGTTGACGCTACTGCTTATAATCAATGGGTATATGTAAATCTTAAAGACGGCAAAACCCAAACCGTAACTATGGAAGGAAGTGATGACGAATCTGCAGTTACCATTGACTGGCAGATTGCCATACATCGCTATACGGAAGTAAAAACCAATGGAGGCTCTGTTGTAAAAACAGATATGACGGATATGAGCAAGTTGACTACAATTCCGACAGGCGGATATGTCGCAGATGAAAGTGAACAGAACATACTCGTCAAATTCGCTATGCCGCCAACAGCTGATTGCTACGTGAAAAGCCACTGTAATACTGCAATGGTATGGACCGAAGGTTCGGCTATGGCCGGAACATTGGCAACAACCAACAATGTGTTCGTTCTAAAATGTAAAGACGGGACATATGCAAAACTCCAGTTCACCGATTTTGCAAATGCGGACAATGTAAAAGGGCACGTCACGTTTAATTACGAGTATCCTGTTAAATAA
- a CDS encoding MotA/TolQ/ExbB proton channel family protein, with protein MELISKLLFWVANSLLIPDIIILLCLFVRSLILIGGTYNMYMTKRKNDKALDQLIKDARIDDLKAALPDKDNSLYMGYLRDLLYHPASADYSDFLITKFENEAEKDVSLSKMLAKIGPVLGLIGTLISMSPALVGLSTGDISGMAYNMQVVFATTVVGLVISAVGLISMQFKQRWYAKDVNNLDYVSRVLNETTGEPNNEKK; from the coding sequence ATGGAACTCATTTCTAAATTATTATTTTGGGTAGCAAACAGTTTACTTATACCCGATATCATTATTTTGCTGTGCCTGTTCGTTCGCTCACTTATTTTGATCGGAGGCACCTACAACATGTACATGACCAAACGTAAAAATGACAAAGCACTGGACCAACTCATTAAAGATGCACGGATAGACGATCTGAAAGCAGCTTTACCCGACAAAGACAATTCACTATATATGGGTTATCTCCGCGATCTGCTCTACCATCCGGCCAGTGCAGATTACTCAGACTTCCTGATAACAAAATTCGAGAATGAAGCAGAGAAAGATGTGTCTCTTTCTAAAATGTTGGCTAAGATAGGTCCGGTTCTCGGATTGATAGGAACATTGATTTCCATGAGTCCGGCACTTGTTGGACTTTCTACAGGAGACATCTCCGGAATGGCATATAATATGCAGGTAGTATTTGCAACGACTGTTGTGGGTCTGGTTATTAGTGCTGTAGGATTGATATCCATGCAGTTCAAGCAACGTTGGTATGCCAAAGATGTCAACAACCTCGATTATGTATCAAGAGTATTAAACGAAACAACCGGAGAACCCAATAATGAAAAGAAATAG